TTTAAGTTCTCCATTAACGTAAATTTTTTTGAGACTTTGCGatgttatttataatttgaaGAAACCCAAATTTCCTCCTattaaattacttttcttctttattcttgtCCTTTAATCTTATTTGCGATTCACTATTATTATCTTTGGAAATCCAAACCTTTCATCATAGTTCACAAACTGGTAAACCAAATCGGCACGGCAGGGGAACTGAGGCTCGGGATGAAGCAAAGTGTAAGTAAGTGGCCATTGACCATGAAACTCTAGCACACAGTAAAATCACCTGTGAAATAATTTGAGTCGAgggaaaaacataatttaatttacCAAAATCCTTAATAGACATAGGTTCTAAGAACCACGGCGGGAAAACTACAACCTTTAATAGACTTACGGTGTTAGATGGTGACGATGACGATGACGACAGTGGTCCCAGCAAAGACTGGCCACATCTAGGTCCTCAGGGTTAAAATAAtcatcttttgtaaaaaaaaaaaaaaaaaaaaaagtattgttagTGTGTGAATCAGtgaatacttaaaattttgtgaCAGGTTTAGAAAATTCatgctaagaaaaagagaaaacaatccgTAAAAAGGTTACTTGAACCGTCATGGGATTGCCATTTAACAAACGACATCCTGTGTCTGGAGAAGGGTATGATCTTTCCCTCCTTCGGCTTTAAACTTCCACTGGAAGAACTtttataaacattcaaaaatcttCAGATAATATCAGGTTAAGATTTTCAAATacataacataaataataaatccaTAAATTACAGCTCACAGAAAGGTATTCTCTAAGATTGtcagatttttctaaatttacGTGTTATTTTTGGCATCTAAAGTTTTGTCTTGTACATGGTGGATACTTAAAATATAGACACATTTTGATTTGACTTTACTTTCGTGGGTGGGTCTTGGGGCCGGGATCAACACATTGCTAGAATCCAGCAGTCATATTCCAAGCAGGGACATACCAGTAGTCTGAGTTCTCAGGAAGACTACAGAGAATAATGTTTGAGAACTAGCTCACTCGAAGACGACTAGAAGGAACTTTTCCATTCAGTGTGAAATTCTTTCAAGagtttcttttcctgtctcttccatCAAATTTTTTGTGGTTTCTGAAACCCATTCCTGACAGTGGTAATGAAAGTGCTGAGAAAGAAAGTATGACagttaaaacaagacaaaacaaacccCATAACCATTGGTTTTCCAACATGCTTACCATGAGAATCtctcatgcattttttaaaagctaaagtaAATTGGTGTTAAATTACAGATTGCCCAAAGTGTAAAGgtctttcaaatattatttagtCTACTTTCAAGAGAAAATTCTTGAATCCTCTCCACACCATTAGGCTGTTACTCTATTTCCACTAAACACTGAACTTCTCAGCGCTATTTTCTCCAAACGGAGCTGGGTATAAAGAGCTGAACCATCTTCAATAGACTCAGAACTAGAACCACCCGCTGCTCCAGAGATGGCAGGGATAGATATCAGGGTACTAGACTCATCTGCTGGTTCTGGGAGAAAATTCAGACTGGCAGGCAGAACCCAGACTCACAATTACGGTAACCTGTAATAAGTGCAGAGTTGGGGAGTACGGTGGCAACCCCAGGAGGTAGTGTTTGGAGACACAAGCTGATAGGATAATCAGTCAGGAAGCAGCTCAGTCTGTAATGAGTTTCAGGGGCAGGGTTCTCAACCACATACTCTGGTCTATAAAGCCCCTAAACCCAACCATTCACCTGCACCTCTGCCCTCAAAATGTGCCAACTTCCTTTTCACCTTTAATGTCCCatcactctggctttctttccaACCACAGAATGCCAAGATCCCTTGAACCCCAGAGCCTTGGTCATTCAGATGGACCCTTAAATGTCCTCCCCTTACAAAGGCTTTTTCAGGAGACTCTctactacatgattccattttaattatttgcatACCCTTGAGACTTGCCTCCTCTATCTATCTCCTCACTAATATAAGCTCAATGAAAGGAGGGTATCTATTTGTGTTATTCCCTGTTGTACCCAATAATACCAGGCACTTTTATAAGTTCCTATCGTATCATGGGGGCTTATTACACATTTTAGATGAGcgactgaatgaacaaatgaacaaataaactgtTAAACAAATTCGACGGATAGGGGACTGGCAAAATGAAAGTTTCCATAGCTAAAAAGATATGAAACCAAATCCTTGACTAAATAACAGGAGCTAGGGAGACGAGGAAGGCTGTCACCAGATGCGAAAGTCTTGATAAATGCAGGGAATGAGCACGGGTGGCAGGAGTGAAGTGGGGGAGGAAGTTGTGCTGAATAGCTTGACTCCCAGTGGAGAATAAAGTATTAGAAGATGACAGGAAAGCCTGGGTTTGGACATTGTGCTGGGAGAATGCCAGCCAACCCTCCTCCTTGTTTTGAGAAATGTGGGAGAATAAAATAAACCTCACTCAAGAGGACAGAGCGGGCACATTTTAGTTTGGTTACAGTTAAGGGAGATTTGGATAAAGCCATCTGCATAAAGGTGTATATAAAAGAATTTGTTCATGGTGATATATGGAAAGCGAGGAGGGGGAAGGCAACATCTTTAGGAGACGTGTGGTGGGAGTGAAGAAGAGTCTAGCAGTAAAAGAGCAGAATCACCTGAAGGACAacgggagagaaaaaaaaattttttttgagatgtaGGAATAAAGAGATGATAGTCATAGAAGAAGCGATGTGCCTCAAATATGGACTTTTGCTGCAAGTTTACAGGGAGCCCAGCAGTACCTGGTTTAATCTCAGAGAAATGGTCCCCAACTGTCCTGCATGACAATTTAGACTCTGATCTGGGGGTAGCTTCTTAAGACTCACACAGAGAGGACAGCTTTTCATCAAAATGCTAGGGAATGGTGATTTGGGGCCAGGCACTGGTACTGGGAGGTTGCTAAGAAGGCACGCTGGACTAAGACAAgaataatacatttcttttccaTGCTCTAACAGTCCACATGGTTCTTTAGCCTACTTACTCTTCCCAGGTGAATAAGGCAAACCTGGTGGACGGGTGCTGACAGTAACCAGTTCACTATGACCTGTCCACCCAGACTCCATAACCAAATACCCTCCTTGTAGTGAGGTGGACCTCAAAGGGCACAGCAATTCTCCTAAGGCAAGAGAGGATCATCGACTCACTGAATACAATCCTTGGTCTAAAACTGAGCAttaatatgcattctttttttttttaaattttttttttcaacattttttatttatttttgggacagagagagacagagcatgaacgggggaggggcagagagagagggagacacacagaatcggaaacaggctccaggctctgagccctcagcccagagcccgacgcggggctcgaacccacggaccgcgagatcgtgacctggctgaagtcggacgcccaaccgactgcgccacccaggcgcccctaatatgcATTCTTAAATCATGTACAACACAGTTATTTGTTGTCTCTTCCCAGCGTTGCGATATAAGAGGCAATCCCTCACATTAAACATtcattcggggtgcctgggtggctcagtaggttaagcgtccaacttcagctcaggtcatgatctcacagttcatgagttcgagccccgcgatgggctctgtgctgacagctcagagcctggagcctgcttcagattctgtgtctccctctctccctgaccctccccccactcatgctctgtctctctctctcaaaaataaataaacattaaaaaaattaaaaaaaaaacattcatttaatgGGCACACCTTATATATAAAGGTGTTTTACATATGCTACTCAATTTACTTGTCTCAACAATCTTGAAAAGTGAGGACTATTCTGCTTTTACAAATGGGGATGCAGAGTCTCAGAGGGGTGCACTTATTAAATACACGCACAGACACGATACACCCGACTCCAAAGCCTATGTTCTTTCAAGCACCTCTCACCTCACTCTGCAGCCACAAACCAAAATGGCTCAATTTCACCGAAATGGTGACAGTTTGAGTCAGAGCAATGCTGCTTTTTGAGAAAGGTGGAGGAAACAACATGTTAGTTGGATGTGGCATCAGTTGGAATTTTGGGGGTTCAATCAGTGTTTTCCGAATAACCATGTCTCCGCTGCCTCACCACCCACCTCTGATCACCTTGGTGGTCACTGAGTAAAAATTGGACATTTGTCAAAGTACTGCCAATGCTAGCACATACCTGGGGGAATAAAGGAGGCAGAAGTCAATACAATATATCCAGTCTAACGACCTGTGGGAGATCAGAGAAGTCCGTGTGAATTATGCTGGTGATTCTGTCCAGAAGGAGAAcaggaggggaacagaagatcacGGAGGTACCCGAACTTGAGCTGGGCTTTGTGGTGATTTCGCTTATGAAAGAGAAACTAGAAAATTTGTCCTTGAGTAATGTTTCCCGTAAATGACCAGGTTTTTTCGTAATCATTTGATCTGACTTGGAGTTGGCTTAGGAACTAAGTAGGGTGGCCGCAATAAGGGAAGATGGAGTGTTTTCCTTTCTGCCCAAATACAATGTATTCTTTTCATTTGGGGAGCTGCATTGAATCAGGATGCCAAGGAAAGCCCCCTAGTTTCTTATAAGTTGGGGGAAAACAAAGGTAACAATGGAATGGGGTCTATCCTCAGTCAGGTTCCTGAACTGCGAGAGAGAAGTCACCAGGGGTCCTGCGGACGTCAAAGGTGTGTGTTGGCCACAGCTGCTCTGCCTGAAATAAGAAAGCGAAAGCTCTCGGAGCCCGGAGAGGCCCTTTCCCCCTGTCCGGAAGCTGCTGCTTCGCAGAGTGGGAAGCCCTAGACCTCAGTCCACCCAAACCACTGCAAGCGCGGGGCAGTGAAAAGTGCAGGGCGGTGAAGAGGCAGAAGCATCCGGCCCCGTCCAGGGCGCCCGGTCCACGGCACGAGGCCCATGGATAAGTTTCAGGCGGTGCTAAACCTGCACCTGCAGCATCCCCGCGCGCTGGGCTACGGCCTGGTGACGCTCCTGACGGCGGGCGGGGAGCGCCTGTTCTCCGTCGCGGTGTTCCAGTGCCCCTGCAGCGCCGCCTGGAACCTGCCGTACGGCCTGGTCTTCCTGCTGGTGCCCGCGCTGGCGCTCTTCCTGCTGGGCTACGTGCTGAGCGCGCGCACCTGGCGCCTGCTGACCGGCTGCTGCGCGCGCGGCGCCCGCCCCGGGGGCTGCGGGCCGCGGCTGCGGGCCGCCCTGGTGTGCGTGCAGCTCAGCGCCACCGCCGCCGTCGCGCCGCTCACCTGGGTGGCCGTGGCGCTGCTCGGAGGCGCCTTCTACGAGTGCGCGGCCAGCGGGAGCGCCCCACTGGCGCGGCTGCTGTGCCGGGGCCGCGACGCCGCCTGCGAGGCCCAGCTGCCGCTGGCGCCCTGCCACCAGGCCCGGGCGCCCGACGCGCAGGACCTCCTGAAGGAGCTCAAGGCCCAGTCTCAGGTCAGGCGCGGGCGCTGGACGCGGTTGGGAGGATGGGAGCGGGGTCGGCCGGGCCGGTGCCCTCGCCCCAGACACGGGACCCCGGGCGACAAGCTGGACCGGCGACAATTTCAGTAAAACGAACGAAAAGGAGGGAAGGCACCTGCTCTGTGTCGGATACCGCGCCTGGCCGTTCAGCTCCCGTCCTACCTTACTTACTCTCTTTTTAGCCAGTACACCAAGTCCAGATCGAGTTGTTTGTCCGGCCGGAAGAAGGCAGAATTGTTACAATAAAATGGGCCTCCCTGGCTCTAAAGCCCCTGCCCCACACTGCTTCTGGGCATATAAAGCCCGGAGACTCTTGAAAATGAATGTTTGTTTCATTGGATTTGCCGAAATTCCACGTGTTGAATTCTAGCCGAGTGACGAGTAAGTAGGCTTTTCCCTGGGCCCTCGACGGGACTTGGAAAATGACCTGTCAAGTGGTTGAGGCGTTTGGGAGgttgtctcttctttctcttaagaGACTAAGACCTAAAACGGTTGCTTGTTCATCAGCATAACTGTGAGTAGTTCAACCTTTATGTCACTAAGTtgctgttttgttgtgttttcctcAGGTGCTGGGCTGGATCCTAATCGCAGTTGTTATCaccttccttttgatttttacGTCTATCATCCGATGCCTATCTCCAGTTAGTTTTCTGCAGctgaaattttggaaaatctaTTTGGAACAGGAGCAGCAGATCCTTAAGAGTCAAGCCACAGAGCATGCGACAGAATTGGCCAAAGAGAATGTTAAATGTTTCTTTGAGTGCTCACATCCGAAGGAATACAATACCCCAAGCATTAGAGACTGGCAGCAGATTTCATCACTATATACTTTCAATCCAAAGGAGCAGTACTATAGCATGTTGCACAAGTATGTTCATAGAACAGAGAAGAGTGAGAGCATCAAATCTAAAGAAGGAGATACAGTGATTCCCATTCTTGGCTTTGTGGACACACCTGGTATGCACACTACTGCTGACTTATGACCTTATTAATGGATATGAGGAAAGTTCTCTTGAGTTAtcgcttcattttttaaaaatcaactttggtatttttatgactttttttttccgaTTTTTCAAATTGTGGAAacaattttaaatcaaataaaaaattgagaactttacctatttattatattagttatgaaaaaggaagcaaagtcAAATGATTCTGTCCAAGGGACAAACTGGAACTAGATCAAAAGTTTTACACCCCTGGTTTAGGGTCCTTTTCACTGAATAAGAATGTTGTCAAATAAAAGACTTTAGTAGCAGAGACAGTAGCAGAAACAGCGGAAGAATGATTGAACTTTTGACCTTCCTGTTAGGTTATCTGATGTTAGTTTCAAATTCACTTTCTTGAAGATAATACATTGTTTCAAACTTTAAAATACCGCCTCTGACGGCTCTAATGTGggtactaaacaaacaaaaaattatcatGAACAGgaaagtcaattttttttaaatacaaaatacgGAAAACGACAATTGCAAGCCTAACTGTTGGTTTGAGTTTGTAGGGTCAGAGGgcagattttaaaactttattttggtaaatttcaAATATGCACAAAAGTAGAAAGGATCATGTTCTGAGCCCCTGTATAGTCATTATACAGTTTTGACAGTGTAGGGAAGTCAGATGAAACCCATAGCATGCAAGTAAATATAGAAATACCAATTGTGGCCTGATTTAGAGTACAGGAGGGGGCTGGGAACTCTGTGAGAAACTGAAACCTGAGGAACGGAAGAGCATTTCAGTTTGCGGAACAGCATGGCAAAGACTGAGGTGAGAAAGATCTGAGCGCAGCTGGAAGCCTTAGTTAGAGGTGACTGGAAAAAAGGAGCAAGGGACAGGTGGTGCGGGTCCTCGAATTCATGCGAAGGGTTTTGGTTTTCACCCCATGAGCATTTTAGGAAGACTGTTCTGATTTTCTTGTGGAAAAAGGAATGGCATGGGGGAAGGCACAGAGCCAACATGGAAACAGAAAGACTCGTCAGGAGGCCACTGCAGTGAAAATAGGTAGGAGTGAATTTGAAGTGGGTCGATCGTGATGAAGATAGAAAAAGTGGATAGAATCAAGGTAAATTTTGAACATAGACATGACAGGATTTGTTGATGGAGAGaaggcaaacatttattgagagccacAGTATCTGtagacaaaattatttattttttaatgtttatttatttttgagagacagagagcatgtgagcgggggaggggcagagagaaagggggagacacagaatccgaagcaggctccaggctctgagccgtcagcacagagcccgacgcggggctcaaacccacaagcggtgacatcatgacctgagccgaagtccgacgcttaaccaactgagtcacccaggcaccccacaaaattattttttttaagtttatttctttttgagagagagagagagagagagagagagagagaaagagaggtggggggaaggggcagagagagagggagaaagaggggatcccaagcaggctctgtacgacacgaggctcgaactcatgaactgtgagatcatgacctgagctgaaatcaagagtcgggtgcttgaCAATATCAAGGGACATTAGCTTGTCATTCCTGCACATCTCCCAAATTTATGGCTGTtttgtgcatttgaaaaaaataaaatatgaaaactttaaaCTGTAAAGGAATTGAGCACTGGGCCTACTtagcccttcttcctctctgaacAGATCTCTGTCTTGGGCTCTATTTGCCCTTTGTTGCACAGGATCGTTTAAAAGAACTTGTCAGCAGAACTGAATATCCTGTTAGTCTATATTATAAGAAGGTTAGTGGCAGAAACTACAtgatcagttttattttctattccctaatgaataattttgaaaatcgtatcatccttttatttctgcttcctttgtttcatcttcccatttcttttgtatattcttCTCTTTCAATGCTTTCCCCCCCCTCTGGTCTAACATGGGCACTTATAGTatattgtctccattttgttTACTTCCTCTTGCACAGTCTTTATTAATTATCGTTCAAGTATatatgcttaagaaaaaaatgataacaatagAGAACTATGTGAAGTAAAACGTACACTTACCTCATTCCTTTGCAATATAGTTTTACCAGAGGAAGCCATAGGCTCTGTGTCTACACAAATATTATCGTATTATAAATGTGGTTCTGCAACTTTTTCACATTAAATATCATTGTTCCATGTCCCTATATAACAGTTTCTCTCATAAAAAATTCCGCTGATTAGAATTTTTAGAATTAGAAAAGAGTTATGCttccttttttgttaaaaaaaagtacacctacacatatataaacacatgcatTCATAAAGTACATAAAGATAAGCAACAAATTGTCAAATTTGGTCAATTCTAAAGACTAGTAATAAGGCCGAGGAGTTTTTCTTTAAGTCTTatgtgttttgggggcacctgggttgctcagtcggttgagcgtctgattcttcattttggcttaagtcatggaTCGAGCCCccatcgagctccatgctgagactggagcctacttgggattctctctctctctctctctctctctctctctctctctttctttctctctctctctttctatgcccctctcccccgctctctctctctcaaaacaaaaacaaaaacaaaaaaccccacataaaaccaaaaaacaaaaacaaaaacaaaaaaacaacccgctcctgaacaaacaaacaaaaacctcatgTGTTTTTGATCTTTGGATGTTTTTTGTaatgaataataaatgttaactgtgtagttagaaaagattaaaaagaaccCTTACAATGGTGTAGGGCTTTGCAGTCAACAGGAAGTTTTATATCTTTCTCTTCAGTTCATTTTTACAACGTTGTAGGGTACCCACAAAACACATCACTCACACGTACAAGTGAGGAATTGAAGGTTGGAGTGGTTACATTACTAGACCAAGGTCATACAGTCAATGGCAGGCAGAACTAAAGTTAGTGGACTGAGCCTGTCTGGATAGTGTGGTTCAGAGTGGCCACCTGTTGTCCTTATTACTGGGCCAGTTTTGTCCCTTTTTAGCCCATGTGCCCTTATGAGCAGAAAAGATGCAGATGTCATCTACTATTTTTCATCTCATCCAGGAACTTGGCAACTCTTGATACCTGAGACCACTTTGAATAAACATAAGGAATCAGGACACAGAAGTTATTTCATGGTGGGAACATGGTCACCACTATTTGGTAGGACACACTACTCCTAGGAGTCCAGCCACAAACAGGCCACATCATGGGCTTACGAAGCATTTCTCCACTGGGtgtatacagttgatccttgaacaactgGGGCTTCAAAGCGCTGACCCTCgtacagtcaaaaatccatgtataacccttgactcccctaaaacttaagtacgaatagcctattgttgactggaagcattcatgataacataaacagttgattaacacacattttatatgttacatgtattatttacTGTATCTAGagtaaagaaaatcataaggtgagaaaatcataaggaatagaaaatacatttactgtaTTATACTGTACTGAAAAAATCTGTGTACAAGCTGTGCAGTTCATATTTGGTTGTCCACgggtcaactgtatttatttGCTGGCTCACCAACTGATTCTTTATGATCACCCTGGCTTTATGCTGCCCTAAAGGCTTCAGCTTAGAAGAGATTCAGACACAGCATCTGCTAATAATATTTGCTGCAAAACAACCATATTGTTCTAAGAGATGACTCCACACTGCGTTGAGTTAGGCAAGATGATACAGTTTACAGAACCTCATAAGATTAGGCATGATCTCTTTGCTCCATCCAAAGCCATAGATCAAAATATCAATGCTCTACAAACTAAAGAAGCAAGTCCTGAGGGAGCATCTGCAAACAGAATTATATACAACTGTCTACATTTGTAGACAGATGTCTACACAATGTCCCCACAAATGTCTCTGGCTGGAAAACATCTGGGAACCCTAAGTTTCACAACATCTTACCTACCAGGTGGCCTATTGTAGAGAATTCTTCCTAAAACAAAGATTGAGAAATACTCCCTGTCTGAGTCAGCCCCAGCCGCCACTGCCTATTTAGTCAGCAGCAAGCTTCCATTGGGTGCTTACCATGTGTCCAAAACTGGGTCTGCCCTGAAAGCTAAGCCTGTAGTTGATCTTATTTTGTCCCTTCCTCCTCATTGCCACCTTACGAAATATCTCCTGTGAATTGCAATATAAGGGCTGTGGAACTGATGATATTATATTCTTATCTAAAGAAAGAGACCTGTATCAAAAAAGGGGTATTGTCTATCAAGATCCTTTGCCACAaggaataaaacatgaaaaatttctgAATGAAAGAAATCTCTATAAAATTGGGcaatttattgtcattttaaaaattgtgggtTATCAAACATAGAGAAGAGTATATGAAACATttgtgtccatttaaaaaaataattacacagtAAACATCTACGTAACCGCcacagaggggaaagagagaggacatCTCCAGCAACCCAGAAAACACCTGCCCGAGTGTCACTTCACAGGGTCAACTCTCTCTGCCTAAATGTGGGCAGCAGGCGGTCGGGGGCGCGGGGAGAGAtcattctcttactttttttttttttttaagtttatttagttttgagagagaaaagagaacaagcagaggaggggcagagagagagggggacagaggatctgaagcaagctctgtgctgatggcagagagcccgatgtgggacttgaattcatgaactgtgagataattacctgaactgaagtcggatgcttaactaagccaccctggcgccctcattacattacttttatttatagttttaccaCCTATGTGCGCATTCctaaattattaatgtttatttttgtctgttttggaactttgtatgagtgaaatcacttTCTAATTGGTTCTCTACGAAttgttttatcatcttttttgcttttatttgataGATTCATCCATAGTATGCCTAGAACAACTTATTTGTCTTGATTCCTGGATAGTATTCTACTACCTGAATATACCACAATCTGGTTATCCATTTaactgctgatggacatttggtttgctCCCAATTTCCGGCGCTTGTGAGCAATGCTGGAGTGACCGTTCCTGTATTTGAATTCTGGTAGGTATGTGCAAGTGTTGCTTCAACGTGTGTTCCTGGAATAGATGAAAGCATGAGGTCATGTATATATTCCAGTTTGCTAGATAATATCAAATGTGTGCCGTAAGTGTTATACCAGTGCACCTACTATGAGGGTTCCCACTGCTTCTCACCTCTGCCACACTTGGtatttccaattatttattgtttgtcaCTCTAGTGAGTATGTAATGGTATTTCTCATTGTGTGTTTAATTGTCATCTCCCTAACCATTAAAGGTTTTCAGCATCTTTTCCTAGGTTTACTAGtcatttggatatcctcttttaTGAAATGCCTATTTaagccttttgcccattttttaatatttgggcaaatattgattgatttgcccaatattgattgattgattggggCAAATATTTCCTATTGATTTCTATGATTTCATTATTCACTCATTTAgactaacaaatatttatttagtgcctgcTTTGCTTCCAGCATGTACTAGGTActtgggatacatcagtgaacCAACAGCAAAGACCCTGACTTTGTGAGGCTTACATtctaaggggagagagagataacaaACAGTAAcgataataaataagcaaataattgaaggtaaggaagagaagaataccgtgaggaaaaaaagaaaaaggagaacactCTAAGAGGCATTAGAAGTGCTGGAATTTAGAGAGTTGTTGTCCTCACTGAGAAGTCACCTTTGGGCAGAGACTGGAAGGGGTGAGAAGTTAGCCAGTAGATCATAAAAAGCATTTGGGCCAGAATAAGGGCTTTGGGTTTTACCCTAAATGAACTGAATAACCACCTCACACATTCCCTACAAAGCCTAAATCAGTTGATTACTGAGCAAGACCATTGGATACACCGGGGTAATCAATGGAAGGCAAGAACATGCTGATTCCAAAAAGAGGAAGTGATACTCCCTTTTAGACTATAGAtggcctgggggcgcctgggtggctcagttggttaagcgtctgactttggctcaggtcaggatctcacagtccatgagttcgagccccacgtcgagccccacgtcgagccccgcgtccggctctgtgctgacagctcaaagcctggagcctgcttcagattctgtgtctccctctctctctgcccctcccctgctcatgctctgtctccgtctcaaaaataaataaaaacgttaaaaaacattaaaaaaaaaagactatggatGCCCTGGAATTAGAAAAATGATGCCCAAGACTTAATAGCATATGTTACTGTGGAATTAAAGTCAGG
The sequence above is a segment of the Prionailurus bengalensis isolate Pbe53 chromosome B2, Fcat_Pben_1.1_paternal_pri, whole genome shotgun sequence genome. Coding sequences within it:
- the CALHM6 gene encoding calcium homeostasis modulator protein 6, whose product is MDKFQAVLNLHLQHPRALGYGLVTLLTAGGERLFSVAVFQCPCSAAWNLPYGLVFLLVPALALFLLGYVLSARTWRLLTGCCARGARPGGCGPRLRAALVCVQLSATAAVAPLTWVAVALLGGAFYECAASGSAPLARLLCRGRDAACEAQLPLAPCHQARAPDAQDLLKELKAQSQVLGWILIAVVITFLLIFTSIIRCLSPVSFLQLKFWKIYLEQEQQILKSQATEHATELAKENVKCFFECSHPKEYNTPSIRDWQQISSLYTFNPKEQYYSMLHKYVHRTEKSESIKSKEGDTVIPILGFVDTPGMHTTADL